The following coding sequences lie in one Spirosoma sp. KUDC1026 genomic window:
- a CDS encoding GNAT family N-acetyltransferase has product MIDVLPIASPADLETAFAIRRTVFVEEQQVSAEEEYDEYESTSTHFLARTDDGTPCGTARWRRTSEGVKMERFAVLRECRGQGAGKALVRAVLNDIFNQQPEPIERIYLHAQVTAMPLYAGFGFVPVGAMFEEAGIQHYKMVLPGSAYVTQ; this is encoded by the coding sequence ATGATAGACGTTTTACCAATTGCCAGTCCTGCCGATTTAGAAACGGCTTTTGCCATTCGGCGTACCGTATTTGTGGAAGAGCAGCAAGTATCGGCCGAAGAGGAATACGATGAGTACGAATCGACCAGTACGCATTTTCTGGCCCGAACGGATGACGGGACGCCCTGCGGCACGGCACGCTGGCGCCGGACATCGGAAGGGGTGAAAATGGAACGTTTTGCGGTCCTGCGTGAATGCCGGGGACAAGGTGCTGGGAAAGCGCTGGTGCGTGCCGTTCTCAATGATATTTTTAATCAGCAACCCGAACCCATTGAGCGGATCTACCTGCACGCGCAGGTAACGGCGATGCCTTTGTACGCTGGTTTTGGCTTTGTGCCGGTTGGAGCCATGTTTGAAGAAGCGGGCATTCAGCACTATAAAATGGTCCTGCCGGGTTCGGCATACGTTACCCAATGA
- a CDS encoding TetR/AcrR family transcriptional regulator encodes METPEKIRKAYVEYVLENGKQPISVFQFAKKLKMAEADFYTDYASFDAIEADVWLSLFNDAKATVEADDTYQGYSVREKVLAFYYTWIELLKAQRSFVTYSYGQLRSETMAASPIAKARQRAGRQAGTSRVLHPFKEAFVDYARDLLAEGRESKEVEPRPFLTDRYPDALWGQTLYILDFWVRDVSRNFEKTDTAIEKAVNTAFDLVGRSPLDSLFDLAKFMYQNK; translated from the coding sequence ATGGAAACGCCCGAAAAAATCCGTAAAGCGTACGTCGAATACGTTCTCGAAAACGGTAAACAGCCCATTTCCGTCTTTCAGTTTGCCAAAAAGCTGAAGATGGCCGAAGCTGATTTCTACACTGATTATGCCTCCTTTGACGCGATCGAAGCCGACGTGTGGCTATCGCTCTTTAATGATGCCAAAGCTACAGTCGAAGCCGACGATACGTACCAGGGATACTCGGTTCGGGAAAAGGTACTGGCGTTCTATTACACCTGGATTGAGCTGCTGAAAGCGCAGCGCAGCTTCGTGACCTACAGCTATGGACAACTCCGGTCGGAAACGATGGCTGCCAGTCCCATTGCCAAAGCGCGGCAACGGGCGGGGCGGCAGGCCGGTACAAGTCGGGTGCTGCATCCATTCAAAGAAGCTTTTGTGGATTATGCCCGTGACCTGCTGGCCGAAGGCCGCGAAAGTAAGGAAGTTGAACCCCGGCCGTTTCTGACCGATCGCTACCCCGATGCACTCTGGGGGCAGACGCTGTATATCCTTGATTTCTGGGTACGTGACGTCAGCAGGAATTTTGAAAAAACAGATACCGCCATCGAAAAAGCCGTTAATACCGCTTTCGACCTGGTTGGTCGCTCCCCCCTGGACAGCCTCTTCGACCTGGCCAAGTTTATGTACCAAAATAAATGA
- a CDS encoding ABC transporter permease, with amino-acid sequence MKNNLPGLLIFLGLWSVQPAMDQASHEVTTDKPAVVNGIEYGYAIRNESQKDVGNKGTFNRYEITVYVANKSGCTKLMFPKQTAFGLQNQDLLANFDCLNANGARMTSKSATVRARPFIVPYSTSTKNAEGKTVTTTVQVQAGHMLENGETVSENIIVLVPEGELPIMKVRM; translated from the coding sequence ATGAAGAACAATTTACCGGGCCTCTTAATTTTTCTCGGTTTGTGGAGCGTTCAGCCGGCGATGGATCAGGCATCTCACGAGGTCACGACCGATAAACCCGCGGTAGTCAACGGAATTGAATACGGATACGCCATCCGAAACGAAAGCCAAAAGGACGTTGGCAACAAAGGCACTTTCAACCGGTATGAGATCACGGTTTACGTAGCCAACAAAAGCGGATGCACCAAACTAATGTTCCCGAAACAGACCGCCTTTGGGCTGCAGAATCAGGATCTGCTGGCCAACTTCGACTGTCTGAACGCCAATGGAGCGCGCATGACGTCGAAATCAGCTACAGTACGAGCCCGTCCGTTTATAGTGCCCTATTCCACGTCCACCAAAAATGCCGAAGGCAAAACCGTGACGACAACCGTTCAGGTCCAGGCCGGACACATGCTCGAAAACGGCGAGACGGTCTCCGAAAATATTATTGTGTTGGTTCCCGAAGGTGAACTACCCATTATGAAAGTTCGGATGTAA
- a CDS encoding deoxycytidylate deaminase: MLITHRPRFDDIFMELAVNLAKRSHCIKAQVGAVLTRDTRIISIGYNGPPAGTHNCDEEFPEVGCPRDSKGSCSLALHAEENAILYAVQNKSEVEGATIYVTLSPCIACARIIYSMKIERVVFLHSYAEYKGIGSDEGVDFLRRFGVTVDRYEPGEGVTLVSEPPLTRAGQSPRVA, from the coding sequence ATGCTGATTACCCACCGTCCGCGCTTCGACGATATTTTTATGGAGCTGGCCGTTAACCTGGCCAAACGCTCTCACTGCATTAAGGCACAGGTTGGCGCGGTACTAACCCGCGATACCCGGATTATTTCCATTGGTTACAATGGCCCTCCCGCCGGGACGCACAACTGCGACGAAGAATTTCCGGAAGTCGGCTGCCCCCGCGATTCAAAAGGATCCTGTTCGCTGGCGCTGCATGCCGAGGAAAACGCCATTCTCTACGCCGTCCAGAACAAATCGGAGGTAGAGGGGGCCACTATCTACGTAACATTGTCGCCCTGTATTGCCTGCGCCCGTATCATCTACAGCATGAAGATTGAGCGCGTGGTGTTCCTGCATTCCTACGCCGAATACAAAGGCATTGGCTCCGATGAGGGCGTTGATTTCCTACGTCGGTTTGGCGTGACGGTAGATCGGTACGAACCGGGCGAAGGCGTTACGCTGGTATCGGAGCCACCACTGACCAGGGCTGGGCAAAGCCCACGGGTAGCATGA
- the holA gene encoding DNA polymerase III subunit delta has translation MIAAVDTLLKDIRNKRIAPVYLIHGDEPYYIDRIAEELEKVAVPVAERGFNQFVLFGKDADVGAVLNYARRYPFMAERQLVLVKEAQQLNGIGDKSAQTLLEDYALNPLSSTILMLCYTKEEGKPGLDERKAWVKAFGNKGKLLSVKKLYDNKVPDWVGEYCREQGAKVSPKACQLLADHIGNDLKRLAGEIDKILINLHVGEEISANTVERLVGISKEYNVFELQKALTQRDVVKANRIVDYFARNPKDNPLVVILAQLFGYFSKVLMVQASKDQSDKGLASLLGINPFFVKDYLTAARTFPMNKVADIIHAIRRADARSKGIDAPTLTEGDILRELVFDVLH, from the coding sequence TTGATTGCCGCCGTCGATACCCTTCTGAAAGATATTCGCAACAAGCGAATTGCCCCTGTTTACCTGATTCACGGCGACGAGCCGTACTACATTGACCGTATTGCCGAGGAACTGGAAAAAGTGGCCGTACCCGTAGCCGAGCGCGGTTTCAATCAGTTTGTTCTCTTCGGCAAGGACGCCGACGTGGGGGCGGTGCTGAACTACGCCCGCCGGTATCCGTTCATGGCCGAACGGCAGCTGGTGCTCGTGAAAGAAGCTCAGCAACTCAACGGCATCGGCGACAAATCAGCTCAGACACTGCTCGAAGACTACGCGCTCAATCCGCTGTCGAGTACAATCCTGATGCTGTGCTATACAAAAGAAGAAGGAAAGCCGGGGCTGGACGAGCGAAAAGCCTGGGTCAAAGCGTTTGGCAACAAAGGCAAATTGCTGAGTGTCAAAAAGCTGTACGACAACAAAGTGCCCGACTGGGTAGGGGAGTACTGCCGCGAACAGGGGGCCAAAGTGAGTCCCAAAGCCTGCCAGCTCCTGGCCGACCACATCGGCAATGACCTCAAACGGCTGGCAGGAGAAATTGATAAGATTCTGATCAACCTCCACGTTGGCGAGGAAATCTCAGCCAATACGGTCGAACGCCTGGTGGGGATCAGCAAGGAATACAACGTTTTCGAACTGCAAAAAGCACTGACCCAGCGTGACGTAGTGAAAGCGAATCGCATCGTCGATTATTTTGCCCGTAACCCTAAAGACAACCCGCTGGTGGTGATCCTGGCGCAGCTGTTCGGCTATTTCAGCAAGGTGCTGATGGTGCAGGCGTCCAAAGACCAGAGCGACAAAGGGCTGGCCTCACTGCTGGGGATCAACCCGTTTTTCGTGAAAGACTACCTGACCGCAGCCCGGACGTTCCCGATGAATAAAGTGGCGGATATCATTCACGCCATCCGCCGGGCCGACGCCCGCAGCAAAGGCATCGACGCACCCACGCTGACCGAAGGTGACATCCTGCGCGAACTGGTATTCGACGTACTGCATTAG
- a CDS encoding ABC1 kinase family protein, protein MKTQNSVPTTKVARASQFVKAGVKVGGNYIKHYSKKLIDPSLSREELHKDNAADIYDALSELKGSALKMAQMLSMDRGLLPVAYSDKFMMAQYSAPPLSGPLVVKTFRTYFGKAPSQLFDKFDIDAVNAASIGQVHQAWKDGKKLAVKVQYPGVADAVSSDLKIAKPLAVRLLNLDEQQIDRYMGEVESKLLEETDYDLELKRSIEISNACASIPNLIFPTYYPEYSSKRILTMDWLDGLHLKEFLLTNPSQEIRNQIGQALWDFYDFQIHTLRQVHADPHPGNFLMRPDGTMGVIDFGCVKVIPDFYYTNYFQLVNPDTIDDDTLIMQIFENLEFLSSADSPKERVFFTGLFKQMIRMLGEPFLTDTFDFGDDVYFNKVYAFAEELANLEELRTSKVARGSQDGLYVNRTYYGLYAMLNELKAEVVTNRPDWLRSKKQVVL, encoded by the coding sequence ATGAAGACACAAAATTCCGTCCCGACGACCAAAGTTGCCCGCGCCAGCCAGTTTGTAAAGGCGGGGGTGAAGGTTGGCGGTAATTATATCAAGCATTACAGCAAGAAACTGATCGACCCCAGTCTGTCGCGGGAGGAGTTGCACAAGGATAACGCAGCGGATATCTACGACGCGCTGAGCGAGCTGAAAGGCTCGGCCCTCAAGATGGCGCAGATGCTGAGTATGGACCGGGGGCTGCTGCCGGTGGCCTACTCCGACAAGTTCATGATGGCTCAATATTCGGCACCACCGCTGTCGGGGCCGCTGGTTGTCAAAACGTTCCGGACATACTTTGGGAAAGCCCCCTCGCAGCTATTCGATAAGTTCGATATTGACGCTGTCAATGCGGCCAGCATCGGACAGGTGCACCAGGCCTGGAAAGACGGGAAAAAACTTGCCGTAAAGGTGCAGTATCCAGGGGTGGCCGATGCGGTTAGCTCCGATTTGAAGATCGCCAAGCCACTGGCCGTTCGGCTGCTGAATCTCGACGAGCAGCAGATTGATCGCTATATGGGTGAAGTCGAATCAAAGCTGCTGGAAGAAACGGATTATGATCTGGAGCTAAAGCGGTCGATTGAGATTTCCAACGCCTGTGCATCCATCCCCAATCTGATCTTTCCGACCTATTACCCGGAGTACTCGTCCAAGCGCATTCTGACGATGGACTGGCTGGACGGTCTACACCTGAAGGAGTTTTTGCTAACGAACCCATCGCAGGAAATACGTAATCAGATCGGGCAGGCACTGTGGGATTTTTACGATTTCCAGATTCACACGCTGCGACAGGTTCACGCCGACCCGCACCCCGGTAATTTCCTGATGCGGCCTGATGGCACAATGGGCGTGATCGACTTCGGCTGCGTAAAAGTCATTCCTGATTTTTATTATACCAACTACTTCCAGCTCGTCAACCCCGATACGATCGACGACGATACGCTGATTATGCAGATTTTCGAGAATCTCGAATTCCTCTCGTCGGCCGATTCGCCCAAGGAGCGGGTATTCTTTACGGGGCTGTTCAAGCAGATGATCCGGATGCTGGGCGAGCCGTTCCTGACGGATACGTTCGACTTTGGGGACGACGTTTATTTTAACAAGGTATATGCCTTCGCCGAGGAACTGGCTAATCTGGAAGAACTGCGGACCTCCAAGGTAGCACGCGGTTCGCAGGATGGGCTCTATGTGAACCGGACGTATTATGGTCTGTATGCCATGCTGAACGAACTGAAAGCCGAGGTCGTAACGAACCGCCCTGACTGGCTTCGCTCGAAGAAGCAAGTTGTCCTCTAA
- a CDS encoding ComEC/Rec2 family competence protein, whose amino-acid sequence MSTGFGSYPFVRYAAGLGSGIGLYVLLPDSNWLPWLSLTLGVGLLLTGFWVKFPKPYRPIRPASGLGAFLLLVALGWLVTYLRTGSNQPDSILHVAATPADTLLQSYEGVVTTQPEERAKTYRVELAVHRGLVDRHWQPMSGRILVYLDKANQPVPRYGEVWLVTGTPRLIDPPLNPGEFNYKRHLSYRGIYHQQYLRPFQRRVLGLDPPNVLTQLAIQVNQWADGVFTRQIGSRAEYGIVNAMILGVRDDLDTAQYQAYSIAGAVHILSVSGMHVGILFLVLTFLIGLVAGKRDDRVWLVLLQLAILWFYALVTGFSLPVLRSAGMFSLLLIAKALGRRTPLPNTLGAATFFILLYDPYALFSAGFQLSCLAVAGLGAWQSSVYQSITFRYSWLNKLWELTAVALVAQLVTFPLAVFYFHQFPTYFLLANPLVMGCSLVLLPLAMALLAVCWIPYLSDVLGWLLKEVAWLLNYAVTQTGKLPGAAWDGLWLSPVALILVYAVILCGTALILTRNRTYAWATCWLALLLAGLTIQDDYQQRHQRRLAVHFLPHKTAVSLTDGYTSTLLTDLPLHDTRSYDFYLKNTFGGWGISRPAVAQLTNQPDTVLTPAVSAYHQTPAYGLWVWQGKSILLVNKLTGQNRWKLPAVVDYLIVRRNALRDWEQLNGRVVARHIIFDDSNKTPLTDRLLAEAGRRGIACYSVRQMGAYVADLK is encoded by the coding sequence ATGAGCACCGGGTTCGGCAGTTATCCCTTTGTTCGGTACGCAGCTGGCCTTGGCTCCGGTATTGGCCTCTATGTTCTGCTACCCGATTCAAACTGGCTGCCCTGGCTGAGTCTGACGCTGGGCGTGGGGCTGTTGCTGACTGGTTTTTGGGTAAAATTCCCCAAGCCGTACCGGCCTATTCGCCCGGCTTCGGGCCTCGGCGCTTTTCTGCTGCTGGTCGCGCTGGGCTGGCTGGTGACTTACCTGCGAACGGGCAGTAACCAGCCCGATTCAATTTTACACGTAGCAGCCACGCCCGCCGATACGCTGCTGCAGAGCTACGAAGGTGTGGTAACTACCCAACCTGAAGAACGGGCCAAGACGTACCGCGTTGAGTTGGCCGTGCATCGTGGATTGGTTGATCGTCACTGGCAACCGATGAGCGGACGGATATTGGTCTATCTTGACAAGGCCAACCAGCCCGTGCCGCGTTACGGCGAGGTGTGGCTGGTGACGGGAACGCCCCGACTCATCGATCCGCCCCTGAACCCTGGTGAGTTCAATTACAAGCGTCACCTGAGTTACCGGGGGATTTACCACCAGCAGTACCTGCGTCCGTTCCAGCGCAGGGTGCTTGGCCTCGACCCGCCGAATGTCTTAACTCAGTTGGCGATTCAAGTCAACCAGTGGGCCGATGGTGTATTTACCAGGCAGATTGGCAGTCGGGCAGAGTACGGCATCGTGAACGCCATGATTCTGGGCGTTCGGGACGATCTGGACACGGCGCAGTATCAGGCGTATTCCATTGCGGGGGCGGTCCATATTCTGTCGGTATCGGGTATGCACGTCGGGATTTTGTTTCTGGTGCTGACGTTTCTGATTGGTCTGGTGGCAGGGAAACGCGACGACCGGGTCTGGCTGGTGCTGCTGCAACTGGCTATTCTGTGGTTCTATGCCCTGGTCACCGGATTTTCGCTGCCAGTCCTGCGCTCGGCGGGGATGTTTTCTCTGCTGCTGATTGCCAAAGCGCTTGGCCGCCGGACTCCCTTACCCAATACGTTGGGAGCGGCTACGTTCTTCATTCTGCTCTATGATCCGTACGCCCTATTTTCGGCGGGGTTTCAGCTGTCCTGTCTGGCCGTAGCGGGGCTGGGTGCCTGGCAGTCGTCGGTATACCAGTCCATTACGTTCCGTTATTCCTGGCTGAACAAACTCTGGGAGTTAACTGCCGTAGCGCTGGTGGCCCAGCTCGTTACGTTCCCGCTGGCGGTTTTCTACTTCCACCAGTTTCCAACCTATTTTCTGCTGGCCAACCCGCTGGTGATGGGCTGCTCGCTGGTACTACTTCCCTTGGCAATGGCGCTGCTGGCGGTATGCTGGATTCCCTACCTGAGTGACGTACTAGGCTGGCTGTTGAAAGAAGTGGCCTGGCTGCTCAATTATGCCGTCACGCAGACGGGAAAGCTACCCGGCGCAGCCTGGGACGGTTTGTGGTTATCGCCCGTGGCACTGATCCTCGTATACGCCGTTATCCTTTGTGGTACGGCGTTGATCCTGACCCGTAACCGAACCTATGCCTGGGCGACCTGCTGGCTGGCGCTGCTGCTGGCGGGCCTGACCATCCAGGACGATTACCAACAACGGCACCAGCGCCGGCTGGCGGTTCATTTTCTGCCGCACAAGACAGCCGTGAGTTTAACGGATGGGTACACCAGTACATTGCTGACCGACCTGCCTCTCCATGACACCCGCTCGTACGATTTCTATCTCAAAAATACCTTTGGGGGCTGGGGGATCTCCCGCCCGGCAGTTGCCCAACTAACTAATCAGCCTGATACGGTATTGACCCCAGCGGTGTCAGCCTATCACCAGACACCGGCCTATGGACTGTGGGTCTGGCAGGGAAAATCCATCCTGCTGGTCAACAAGCTGACGGGACAGAATCGCTGGAAACTGCCCGCTGTTGTTGATTACCTGATTGTCCGCCGGAATGCCCTCCGTGACTGGGAACAGCTCAATGGCCGCGTGGTGGCTCGTCACATCATCTTCGATGATTCCAACAAAACACCCCTGACCGACCGGCTGCTGGCCGAAGCCGGTCGGCGGGGGATTGCGTGTTATTCGGTGCGGCAGATGGGGGCTTACGTAGCGGATCTAAAGTAG
- a CDS encoding ACP phosphodiesterase, with the protein MNILAHACLSAHNDDWLIGNFIGDFIKGNPASERHGLELGVIDGVRLHRAIDTFTDDHPDVAAVRDLLHPRCHKYAGVAVDVFFDHFLATRFASLMGEPLDTFIAYFYGTLQKNSARLPAHAVQLLNGMVRYDWLTGYQTLEGIDRSLKGISRRTVYASGLDTAIVDLNLHYEFIGDRFDHFWPELVAHVQEVGRHA; encoded by the coding sequence ATGAATATCCTGGCGCACGCCTGTCTGTCGGCGCACAACGACGATTGGTTGATCGGTAATTTCATCGGCGACTTCATCAAAGGCAACCCCGCCAGCGAGCGACATGGGCTGGAACTCGGTGTCATTGATGGCGTTCGATTGCACCGGGCTATCGATACGTTCACCGACGATCATCCGGACGTGGCCGCCGTCCGGGATCTGCTGCATCCCCGTTGCCATAAATACGCAGGCGTGGCCGTCGATGTTTTTTTTGACCACTTCCTGGCCACCCGATTTGCTTCATTGATGGGTGAACCGCTGGACACATTTATAGCTTATTTCTACGGCACGTTGCAGAAAAACAGCGCTCGTCTGCCGGCTCATGCCGTACAACTGCTCAACGGCATGGTTCGTTATGACTGGCTGACGGGTTACCAGACGCTGGAAGGAATCGACCGTTCTCTGAAAGGAATCTCCCGCCGAACAGTTTACGCGTCCGGGCTGGACACGGCTATTGTTGATCTAAACCTGCATTACGAATTCATTGGTGACCGCTTTGACCATTTTTGGCCCGAATTGGTTGCTCATGTTCAGGAGGTTGGACGACACGCATAG
- a CDS encoding DUF421 domain-containing protein, which yields MDILTMLSDWIFKGWESIARVLVVGVVAYVGLVSFVRISGKRTLSKMSAFDLVVTVALGSTLSTIIVSRQTGIADGLTALALLIGLQYAVAWSSVRWSWFRKRIKGEPTLLFHQGLFLNNALRQERVTEDDVRSAMRSAGVAQLPDVTAVVLETDGSFTVIQGEARQQESSLKDVRKL from the coding sequence ATGGATATACTGACGATGCTGAGTGATTGGATTTTTAAAGGCTGGGAAAGTATTGCGCGGGTGCTGGTGGTCGGTGTCGTCGCTTACGTCGGGTTGGTAAGTTTCGTCCGGATTTCGGGAAAACGGACTCTGTCAAAAATGAGCGCTTTCGACCTGGTCGTAACCGTGGCGCTGGGATCGACGTTATCAACCATCATCGTGTCGCGGCAGACCGGAATTGCCGACGGCCTGACAGCACTGGCATTGTTGATCGGGCTACAATACGCTGTGGCCTGGTCGTCGGTACGTTGGTCGTGGTTCCGCAAGCGGATTAAAGGTGAGCCTACATTGCTGTTTCATCAGGGACTGTTCCTTAACAACGCGCTGCGGCAGGAGCGGGTTACGGAAGATGACGTACGGTCGGCCATGCGCAGCGCCGGGGTGGCTCAACTACCCGATGTAACGGCTGTGGTGCTGGAAACCGATGGCTCGTTCACGGTCATTCAGGGTGAGGCACGACAGCAGGAATCCAGCCTGAAAGACGTTCGAAAGCTGTAG
- a CDS encoding nucleotidyltransferase domain-containing protein, with protein sequence MKSNENNHGLSDETVRLIQSVFTAYPAVERVVLYGSRAKGTYRTGSDIDLAIVGNGLTYRAMLDLHNALDDLELLYRFDLLNLQTASNPELIDHIQRVGVLLYQAPVTTTV encoded by the coding sequence ATGAAAAGTAACGAAAACAACCACGGTTTGTCAGACGAAACGGTACGATTGATACAAAGCGTTTTTACGGCCTATCCGGCAGTGGAACGGGTTGTGTTGTACGGTTCCCGGGCAAAGGGGACGTACCGAACGGGTTCAGATATTGATCTGGCCATTGTCGGAAACGGCCTGACGTACCGGGCCATGCTCGATCTTCACAACGCGCTGGATGACCTGGAATTATTGTATCGATTCGATCTGTTGAATCTCCAGACGGCATCAAACCCGGAGTTGATTGATCATATTCAGCGGGTGGGCGTGCTACTCTATCAGGCACCTGTTACGACGACAGTCTGA
- a CDS encoding DUF2278 family protein has protein sequence MPLHRYGILKGKAVDSLPGTTRSNHFQIRILAKGEDHRIAINVLSNDTKNRDLQFLVIDSFKHPVCDRIRSLPEGFTAVASEPGGMALDFIRGNLFDINQMQILPPSQDGPDNDLNDKIGFYVDQAKARRADVYAFGEKWGPEASKPDQYFGFRPGNGIHDIHMNQGNPPGPHAGDNGVWQDGAVLIHFPEDDRWVAYFLKFQSQTVHTEEPGGETPEPGTPGGTPGGTPIGGTPELTNGLRILAALVNPAGEDAGTEQVLLFNPLSKAVSLDGWGLLDSQKRKETLSGQLASGETKTVHLSGKQAQLANKGGIITLVDQAGLKIHGVSYTQEQVRTQGEWVVF, from the coding sequence ATGCCTCTCCATCGCTATGGAATCCTGAAAGGAAAAGCCGTCGATTCACTGCCCGGTACTACCCGCAGTAACCACTTCCAGATTCGTATTCTGGCCAAGGGCGAAGACCACCGCATCGCTATCAACGTACTTTCGAATGATACGAAGAACCGGGATCTCCAGTTTCTGGTGATCGACTCATTCAAACACCCCGTCTGCGACCGGATCAGAAGCCTTCCCGAAGGGTTTACTGCGGTTGCTTCCGAGCCGGGCGGCATGGCGCTGGATTTCATCCGGGGAAACCTGTTCGACATTAACCAGATGCAGATTCTGCCCCCTTCCCAGGATGGGCCTGACAACGATCTGAATGATAAGATTGGCTTCTACGTCGATCAGGCGAAAGCTCGCCGGGCTGATGTCTATGCCTTTGGCGAGAAGTGGGGCCCCGAAGCCAGCAAACCCGATCAATATTTCGGGTTTCGTCCGGGCAACGGCATCCATGATATTCACATGAACCAGGGTAACCCGCCCGGTCCGCACGCGGGCGATAACGGTGTATGGCAGGACGGGGCCGTGTTGATTCATTTTCCAGAGGATGATCGCTGGGTCGCTTATTTTCTCAAATTCCAGTCGCAGACGGTTCATACCGAAGAGCCCGGCGGAGAAACGCCCGAACCCGGTACCCCAGGTGGCACTCCCGGCGGTACACCAATTGGCGGCACTCCCGAACTAACAAATGGCCTGCGGATTCTGGCGGCTCTGGTCAATCCGGCGGGCGAGGATGCGGGTACTGAGCAGGTGCTGCTCTTTAATCCGCTGTCGAAAGCCGTTTCGCTCGACGGCTGGGGCTTACTGGATTCCCAGAAGCGGAAGGAAACCCTCTCGGGTCAGCTGGCCTCCGGCGAAACCAAGACGGTTCACCTTTCCGGAAAGCAGGCGCAGTTAGCCAATAAAGGGGGGATCATTACGCTGGTGGATCAGGCTGGACTCAAGATTCATGGCGTTAGCTACACCCAGGAGCAGGTCCGTACGCAGGGCGAATGGGTCGTTTTTTAA